From Camelina sativa cultivar DH55 chromosome 20, Cs, whole genome shotgun sequence, the proteins below share one genomic window:
- the LOC104768815 gene encoding B3 domain-containing protein At5g06250-like isoform X1: MSVNHYSTDHHHTLLWQQQQQQQQHRQTTDTSEATTTATWLNDDLKESLFEKSLTPSDVGKLNRLVIPKQHAEKYFPLNAVVVSSGASDTSSSSEKGMLLSFEDEMGKSWRFRYSYWNSSQSYVLTKGWSRFVKDKQLDPGDVVFFQRHRSDIRRLFIGWRRRGQGSSSSSAPATNSASSMAAPSYRQVHHASTNYSNPPSHSEYSHYGAAVGTAAEETHSTPSSSAVAGGSSRTLRLFGVNLECQMDENDGDDSVAAAAAVESPDGYYGQNMYYYYSHPHNMNIAFTGER; encoded by the exons ATGTCAGTCAACCATTACTCCACAGACCACCACCACACTCTCTTGTggcagcaacagcagcagcagcaacaacaccGCCAAACCACCGACACATCGGAGGCAACTACCACCGCCACGTGGCTGAACGATGACCTAAAGGAGTCACTCTTTGAGAAGTCTCTCACACCAAGCGACGTCGGGAAACTCAACCGCCTCGTCATACCAAAACAGCACGCGGAGAAATACTTCCCTCTCAATGCCGTCGTCGTCTCCTCTGGTGCTTCTGACACTTCATCATCGTCGGAGAAAGGGATGCTTCTAAGCTTCGAAGACGAGATGGGTAAGTCATGGAGGTTCAGGTACTCTTACTGGAACAGCAGTCAGAGCTACGTCTTGACTAAAGGATGGAGCAGATTCGTCAAAGACAAACAGCTCGATCCAGGCGACGTCGTTTTCTTCCAACGACACCGTTCTGATATACGGAGACTCTTCATTGGCTGGCGCAGACGTGGCCaaggctcctcctcctcctccgctccaGCTACTAACTCCGCCAGTTCTATGGCAGCTCCTTCTTATCGTCAAGTCCACCACGCCTCTACTAATTACTCTAATCCTCCTTCTCACTCAGAGTATTCCCACTAcg GAGCCGCCGTAGGAACGGCAGCAGAGGAGACTCACTCCACACCTTCGTCTTCCGCCGTCGCCGGAGGGAGCTCAAGGACGTTGAGACTTTTTGGGGTGAATTTGGAGTGTCAAATGGATGAGAACGACGGAGATGATTCCGTTGCAGCCGCCGCCGCAGTTGAATCACCCGACGGTTACTACGGCCAAAACATGTATTACTATTACTCTCATCCTCATAACATG aatATAGCTTTCACGGGGGAACGATGA
- the LOC104768815 gene encoding B3 domain-containing protein At5g06250-like isoform X2 — translation MSVNHYSTDHHHTLLWQQQQQQQQHRQTTDTSEATTTATWLNDDLKESLFEKSLTPSDVGKLNRLVIPKQHAEKYFPLNAVVVSSGASDTSSSSEKGMLLSFEDEMGKSWRFRYSYWNSSQSYVLTKGWSRFVKDKQLDPGDVVFFQRHRSDIRRLFIGWRRRGQGSSSSSAPATNSASSMAAPSYRQVHHASTNYSNPPSHSEYSHYGAAVGTAAEETHSTPSSSAVAGGSSRTLRLFGVNLECQMDENDGDDSVAAAAAVESPDGYYGQNII, via the exons ATGTCAGTCAACCATTACTCCACAGACCACCACCACACTCTCTTGTggcagcaacagcagcagcagcaacaacaccGCCAAACCACCGACACATCGGAGGCAACTACCACCGCCACGTGGCTGAACGATGACCTAAAGGAGTCACTCTTTGAGAAGTCTCTCACACCAAGCGACGTCGGGAAACTCAACCGCCTCGTCATACCAAAACAGCACGCGGAGAAATACTTCCCTCTCAATGCCGTCGTCGTCTCCTCTGGTGCTTCTGACACTTCATCATCGTCGGAGAAAGGGATGCTTCTAAGCTTCGAAGACGAGATGGGTAAGTCATGGAGGTTCAGGTACTCTTACTGGAACAGCAGTCAGAGCTACGTCTTGACTAAAGGATGGAGCAGATTCGTCAAAGACAAACAGCTCGATCCAGGCGACGTCGTTTTCTTCCAACGACACCGTTCTGATATACGGAGACTCTTCATTGGCTGGCGCAGACGTGGCCaaggctcctcctcctcctccgctccaGCTACTAACTCCGCCAGTTCTATGGCAGCTCCTTCTTATCGTCAAGTCCACCACGCCTCTACTAATTACTCTAATCCTCCTTCTCACTCAGAGTATTCCCACTAcg GAGCCGCCGTAGGAACGGCAGCAGAGGAGACTCACTCCACACCTTCGTCTTCCGCCGTCGCCGGAGGGAGCTCAAGGACGTTGAGACTTTTTGGGGTGAATTTGGAGTGTCAAATGGATGAGAACGACGGAGATGATTCCGTTGCAGCCGCCGCCGCAGTTGAATCACCCGACGGTTACTACGGCCAAAACAT aatATAG